Proteins encoded in a region of the Triplophysa rosa linkage group LG6, Trosa_1v2, whole genome shotgun sequence genome:
- the LOC130555616 gene encoding uncharacterized protein LOC130555616, with protein sequence MKEAIDSLLQKYHGQKDILKLVDKDYADMVHHSATYPNSLLHPTTKLHISRYVKHLAKQLNTRSSLNTSPEKLLETQQLWQSLTVGSETASVPVITMEPAIVNPPEPALSTPLTPDSIKTIVESILESQQQWHKPEQKRRQTKTCLACGQPKSRYETDGSSIHFFHQQGSVRYFYCSKKVFQSYAAEGLSNPKMQFEEFAGTEFFQRELEATKKRVEEKMQKKRKKTEYQYAGRLCRFCHMGLKQGPNSPHIHTGFPGVAGKYIYCPSKVYSLYRDKGMAKDMSWIEFQQSPY encoded by the coding sequence ATGAAAGAAGCAATCGACAGCTTGTTGCAGAAGTACCATGGGCAGAAGGACATCCTGAAGCTTGTGGATAAAGACTATGCAGACATGGTTCATCACTCTGCCACATATCCCAATAGTTTGCTGCACCCCACAACTAAGCTGCACATATCCCGCTATGTGAAACACCTGGCAAAACAACTCAACACTAGATCGTCTTTGAACACAAGCCCGGAAAAGCTTCTGGAGACTCAGCAGCTGTGGCAGTCTTTGACAGTGGGTAGTGAGACTGCTAGTGTTCCTGTGATCACCATGGAGCCGGCTATTGTGAACCCACCTGAACCTGCCCTGTCCACACCTCTGACACCAGACTCCATCAAGACGATTGTGGAGAGCATCTTGGAGAGCCAGCAGCAATGGCATAAGCCAGAGCAGAAGAGAAGGCAGACAAAGACATGTCTTGCTTGTGGCCAGCCCAAGTCTCGATATGAGACTGATGGATCCTCCATCCACTTTTTCCACCAGCAAGGTTCTGTGCGATATTTTTATTGTTCCAAGAAGGTGTTTCAAAGCTATGCTGCTGAGGGACTCTCTAATCCCAAAATGCAGTTTGAAGAATTTGCAGGGACTGAATTCTTCCAGAGGGAGCTGGAGGCCACCAAGAAACGAGTGGAGGAGAAGATgcagaaaaagaggaaaaagacaGAATACCAGTATGCAGGGCGCCTATGCAGATTCTGCCACATGGGACTGAAACAGGGACCAAACAGTCCACATATTCATACAGGCTTCCCTGGAGTGGCAGGGAAATACATTTACTGCCCGTCTAAAGTGTACTCTCTATATCGAGATAAGGGAATGGCCAAAGACATGAGCTGGATTGAGTTTCAGCAGTCTCCTTActag